The following coding sequences are from one Oncorhynchus kisutch isolate 150728-3 linkage group LG23, Okis_V2, whole genome shotgun sequence window:
- the LOC109868384 gene encoding phosphatidylserine decarboxylase proenzyme, mitochondrial isoform X5, with amino-acid sequence MKPRLQFPQLALRRRLGQLSCMSRPALRLRSWPLSFLYYFLTFGALKPLAKVGWRPTSRVALYKTIPTRLLSRAWGRLNQVELPTWLRKPVYSLYIWTFGVNMQEAAVEDLIQYRNLGEFFRRKLKPAIRPVCDSHCVISPADGKILHFGRVRNCEVEQVKGVTYSLETFLGPHTWAEAINSTIKPSNEEDPSSFQDLLVTKEGNELFHCVVYLAPGDYHCFHSPTDWRVAHRRHFPGSLMSVNPGVARWIKELFCHNERVVLSGEWTHGFFSLTAVGATNVGSIRIYFDKELRTNSPRYSKGSYNDFSYLSNNNQEGVSMRKGEHLGEFNLGSTIVLLFEAPHDFSFNLKAGQKIRYGEPLGTVSRDGQPERHSLGENGLK; translated from the exons GTTGCAGTTCCCTCAGTTGGCCTTGCGGCGTCGTCTTGGCCAGTTGAGCTGCATGTCCCGGCCCGCCTTGCGGCTGCGCTCATGGCCGCTCAGCTTCCTCTACTACTTCCTGACCTTCGGTGCACTCAAGCCCCTGGCAAAGGTTGGCTGGAGACCAACAAGCAGG GTTGCTCTGTACAAGACCATACCGACACGGCTGCTGTCTCGGGCCTGGGGTCGGCTGAACCAGGTGGAGCTGCCGACCTGGCTGAGGAAGCCAGTCTACAGTCTGTATATCTGGACGTTTGGTGTCAACATGCAGGAGGCTGCTGTGGAAGACCTAATTCAGTACAGGAACCTGGGAGAGTTCTTTAGACGGAAACTCAAACCGGCTATCCGGCCCGTGTGCGACTCACACTGTGtg ATCAGCCCAGCAGATGGGAAGATCCTGCACTTTGGGCGGGTGCGGAACTGTGAGGTGGAGCAAGTCAAAGGAGTCACATACTCTCTGGAGACCTTCCTGGGACCACACACCTGGGCTGAGGCCATCAACAGTACCATCAAGCCATCAA ATGAAGAGGACCCCAGCTCGTTTCAGGACCTGCTGGTGACTAAAGAGGGGAATGAGCTGTTCCACTGTGTGGTGTACCTGGCTCCAGGAGATTACCACTGCTTCCACTCCCCCACAGACTGGAGGGTGGCCCACAGAAGACACTTCCCTG GCTCTCTGATGTCAGTGAACCCTGGCGTGGCCCGCTGGATCAAAGAACTGTTCTGCCATAACGAGAGGGTGGTGTTGAGCGGGGAGTGGACTCACGGCTTCTTCTCTCTCACCGCTGTAGGGGCCACCAACGTGGGCTCCATACGTATCTACTTTGACAAG GAGCTGCGCACTAACAGCCCACGCTACAGCAAAGGCTCGTACAACGACTTCAGCTACTTGTCCAACAACAACCAGGAGGGAGTGAGCATGAGAAAAGGGGAGCACCTGGGAGAGTTCAACCTGGGCTCCACTATAGTCCTTCTCTTCGAGGCTCCGCACGACTTCAGCTTCAACCTGAAGGCCGGCCAGAAGATCCGCTATGGAGAACCCCTGGGGACTGTGAGCCGAGATGGCCAACCAGAGAGACACTCTCTGGGGGAAAACGGACTAAAATAA
- the LOC109868384 gene encoding phosphatidylserine decarboxylase proenzyme, mitochondrial isoform X4, with product MCQSRNLQRAAARSSGKWLQFPQLALRRRLGQLSCMSRPALRLRSWPLSFLYYFLTFGALKPLAKVGWRPTSRVALYKTIPTRLLSRAWGRLNQVELPTWLRKPVYSLYIWTFGVNMQEAAVEDLIQYRNLGEFFRRKLKPAIRPVCDSHCVISPADGKILHFGRVRNCEVEQVKGVTYSLETFLGPHTWAEAINSTIKPSNEEDPSSFQDLLVTKEGNELFHCVVYLAPGDYHCFHSPTDWRVAHRRHFPGSLMSVNPGVARWIKELFCHNERVVLSGEWTHGFFSLTAVGATNVGSIRIYFDKELRTNSPRYSKGSYNDFSYLSNNNQEGVSMRKGEHLGEFNLGSTIVLLFEAPHDFSFNLKAGQKIRYGEPLGTVSRDGQPERHSLGENGLK from the exons GTTGCAGTTCCCTCAGTTGGCCTTGCGGCGTCGTCTTGGCCAGTTGAGCTGCATGTCCCGGCCCGCCTTGCGGCTGCGCTCATGGCCGCTCAGCTTCCTCTACTACTTCCTGACCTTCGGTGCACTCAAGCCCCTGGCAAAGGTTGGCTGGAGACCAACAAGCAGG GTTGCTCTGTACAAGACCATACCGACACGGCTGCTGTCTCGGGCCTGGGGTCGGCTGAACCAGGTGGAGCTGCCGACCTGGCTGAGGAAGCCAGTCTACAGTCTGTATATCTGGACGTTTGGTGTCAACATGCAGGAGGCTGCTGTGGAAGACCTAATTCAGTACAGGAACCTGGGAGAGTTCTTTAGACGGAAACTCAAACCGGCTATCCGGCCCGTGTGCGACTCACACTGTGtg ATCAGCCCAGCAGATGGGAAGATCCTGCACTTTGGGCGGGTGCGGAACTGTGAGGTGGAGCAAGTCAAAGGAGTCACATACTCTCTGGAGACCTTCCTGGGACCACACACCTGGGCTGAGGCCATCAACAGTACCATCAAGCCATCAA ATGAAGAGGACCCCAGCTCGTTTCAGGACCTGCTGGTGACTAAAGAGGGGAATGAGCTGTTCCACTGTGTGGTGTACCTGGCTCCAGGAGATTACCACTGCTTCCACTCCCCCACAGACTGGAGGGTGGCCCACAGAAGACACTTCCCTG GCTCTCTGATGTCAGTGAACCCTGGCGTGGCCCGCTGGATCAAAGAACTGTTCTGCCATAACGAGAGGGTGGTGTTGAGCGGGGAGTGGACTCACGGCTTCTTCTCTCTCACCGCTGTAGGGGCCACCAACGTGGGCTCCATACGTATCTACTTTGACAAG GAGCTGCGCACTAACAGCCCACGCTACAGCAAAGGCTCGTACAACGACTTCAGCTACTTGTCCAACAACAACCAGGAGGGAGTGAGCATGAGAAAAGGGGAGCACCTGGGAGAGTTCAACCTGGGCTCCACTATAGTCCTTCTCTTCGAGGCTCCGCACGACTTCAGCTTCAACCTGAAGGCCGGCCAGAAGATCCGCTATGGAGAACCCCTGGGGACTGTGAGCCGAGATGGCCAACCAGAGAGACACTCTCTGGGGGAAAACGGACTAAAATAA
- the LOC109868384 gene encoding phosphatidylserine decarboxylase proenzyme, mitochondrial isoform X3, whose amino-acid sequence MQPHQQHASVEVIPYPAIRVAKLQFPQLALRRRLGQLSCMSRPALRLRSWPLSFLYYFLTFGALKPLAKVGWRPTSRVALYKTIPTRLLSRAWGRLNQVELPTWLRKPVYSLYIWTFGVNMQEAAVEDLIQYRNLGEFFRRKLKPAIRPVCDSHCVISPADGKILHFGRVRNCEVEQVKGVTYSLETFLGPHTWAEAINSTIKPSNEEDPSSFQDLLVTKEGNELFHCVVYLAPGDYHCFHSPTDWRVAHRRHFPGSLMSVNPGVARWIKELFCHNERVVLSGEWTHGFFSLTAVGATNVGSIRIYFDKELRTNSPRYSKGSYNDFSYLSNNNQEGVSMRKGEHLGEFNLGSTIVLLFEAPHDFSFNLKAGQKIRYGEPLGTVSRDGQPERHSLGENGLK is encoded by the exons GTTGCAGTTCCCTCAGTTGGCCTTGCGGCGTCGTCTTGGCCAGTTGAGCTGCATGTCCCGGCCCGCCTTGCGGCTGCGCTCATGGCCGCTCAGCTTCCTCTACTACTTCCTGACCTTCGGTGCACTCAAGCCCCTGGCAAAGGTTGGCTGGAGACCAACAAGCAGG GTTGCTCTGTACAAGACCATACCGACACGGCTGCTGTCTCGGGCCTGGGGTCGGCTGAACCAGGTGGAGCTGCCGACCTGGCTGAGGAAGCCAGTCTACAGTCTGTATATCTGGACGTTTGGTGTCAACATGCAGGAGGCTGCTGTGGAAGACCTAATTCAGTACAGGAACCTGGGAGAGTTCTTTAGACGGAAACTCAAACCGGCTATCCGGCCCGTGTGCGACTCACACTGTGtg ATCAGCCCAGCAGATGGGAAGATCCTGCACTTTGGGCGGGTGCGGAACTGTGAGGTGGAGCAAGTCAAAGGAGTCACATACTCTCTGGAGACCTTCCTGGGACCACACACCTGGGCTGAGGCCATCAACAGTACCATCAAGCCATCAA ATGAAGAGGACCCCAGCTCGTTTCAGGACCTGCTGGTGACTAAAGAGGGGAATGAGCTGTTCCACTGTGTGGTGTACCTGGCTCCAGGAGATTACCACTGCTTCCACTCCCCCACAGACTGGAGGGTGGCCCACAGAAGACACTTCCCTG GCTCTCTGATGTCAGTGAACCCTGGCGTGGCCCGCTGGATCAAAGAACTGTTCTGCCATAACGAGAGGGTGGTGTTGAGCGGGGAGTGGACTCACGGCTTCTTCTCTCTCACCGCTGTAGGGGCCACCAACGTGGGCTCCATACGTATCTACTTTGACAAG GAGCTGCGCACTAACAGCCCACGCTACAGCAAAGGCTCGTACAACGACTTCAGCTACTTGTCCAACAACAACCAGGAGGGAGTGAGCATGAGAAAAGGGGAGCACCTGGGAGAGTTCAACCTGGGCTCCACTATAGTCCTTCTCTTCGAGGCTCCGCACGACTTCAGCTTCAACCTGAAGGCCGGCCAGAAGATCCGCTATGGAGAACCCCTGGGGACTGTGAGCCGAGATGGCCAACCAGAGAGACACTCTCTGGGGGAAAACGGACTAAAATAA
- the LOC109868384 gene encoding phosphatidylserine decarboxylase proenzyme, mitochondrial isoform X6 codes for MSRPALRLRSWPLSFLYYFLTFGALKPLAKVGWRPTSRVALYKTIPTRLLSRAWGRLNQVELPTWLRKPVYSLYIWTFGVNMQEAAVEDLIQYRNLGEFFRRKLKPAIRPVCDSHCVISPADGKILHFGRVRNCEVEQVKGVTYSLETFLGPHTWAEAINSTIKPSNEEDPSSFQDLLVTKEGNELFHCVVYLAPGDYHCFHSPTDWRVAHRRHFPGSLMSVNPGVARWIKELFCHNERVVLSGEWTHGFFSLTAVGATNVGSIRIYFDKELRTNSPRYSKGSYNDFSYLSNNNQEGVSMRKGEHLGEFNLGSTIVLLFEAPHDFSFNLKAGQKIRYGEPLGTVSRDGQPERHSLGENGLK; via the exons ATGTCCCGGCCCGCCTTGCGGCTGCGCTCATGGCCGCTCAGCTTCCTCTACTACTTCCTGACCTTCGGTGCACTCAAGCCCCTGGCAAAGGTTGGCTGGAGACCAACAAGCAGG GTTGCTCTGTACAAGACCATACCGACACGGCTGCTGTCTCGGGCCTGGGGTCGGCTGAACCAGGTGGAGCTGCCGACCTGGCTGAGGAAGCCAGTCTACAGTCTGTATATCTGGACGTTTGGTGTCAACATGCAGGAGGCTGCTGTGGAAGACCTAATTCAGTACAGGAACCTGGGAGAGTTCTTTAGACGGAAACTCAAACCGGCTATCCGGCCCGTGTGCGACTCACACTGTGtg ATCAGCCCAGCAGATGGGAAGATCCTGCACTTTGGGCGGGTGCGGAACTGTGAGGTGGAGCAAGTCAAAGGAGTCACATACTCTCTGGAGACCTTCCTGGGACCACACACCTGGGCTGAGGCCATCAACAGTACCATCAAGCCATCAA ATGAAGAGGACCCCAGCTCGTTTCAGGACCTGCTGGTGACTAAAGAGGGGAATGAGCTGTTCCACTGTGTGGTGTACCTGGCTCCAGGAGATTACCACTGCTTCCACTCCCCCACAGACTGGAGGGTGGCCCACAGAAGACACTTCCCTG GCTCTCTGATGTCAGTGAACCCTGGCGTGGCCCGCTGGATCAAAGAACTGTTCTGCCATAACGAGAGGGTGGTGTTGAGCGGGGAGTGGACTCACGGCTTCTTCTCTCTCACCGCTGTAGGGGCCACCAACGTGGGCTCCATACGTATCTACTTTGACAAG GAGCTGCGCACTAACAGCCCACGCTACAGCAAAGGCTCGTACAACGACTTCAGCTACTTGTCCAACAACAACCAGGAGGGAGTGAGCATGAGAAAAGGGGAGCACCTGGGAGAGTTCAACCTGGGCTCCACTATAGTCCTTCTCTTCGAGGCTCCGCACGACTTCAGCTTCAACCTGAAGGCCGGCCAGAAGATCCGCTATGGAGAACCCCTGGGGACTGTGAGCCGAGATGGCCAACCAGAGAGACACTCTCTGGGGGAAAACGGACTAAAATAA